TCCACCGTGCGGGTCATCGGCGTGACGTGGAAAAGCGTGCCGTTCTGCGACGGCGGATAGACGGGAACGCGGCCGAAGGTCGGCTTGAATCCGAAAACGCCGCTATGCGCCGCGGGAAGCCGGGTCGATCCGCCGCCATCGGTCGCAACATGAAGCGGTCCGAATCCGAGCGCCGTAGCGGCCGCAGATCCGCCGCTGCTGCCGCCGGGGGTGTGAGCCAAATTCCAGGGATTCCGCGTAACCCCGGTCAACGGACTGTCGCCAAGACCTTTCCAGCCGAATTCCGAGGTGGTGGTCTTTCCCAGCAGCACCGCACCCTGTTCGCGCAGGCGAGCGGTGGCGGGAGAGTCCTCGTTCCAGTCCTGGGCCGGATCGACAGCGCGGCTCCCCCGGAGCGTCGGCCAGCCTTTGGCCAGGATAAGATCCTTGAGCGCAACCGGTACACCATCGATGGGGCTGAGCGGCTCGCCGCGCTGCCAGCGCGTTTCCGACTCCCGCGCCGATGCCAGCGCAGATTCGGCATCCAGCAAAGCGAACGCATTGACATGCCGGTCGAGGCGCTCGATGCGATCGAGCACAGCCTGTGTTGCCTCAAGCGGGGAGACGGATTTTGCCCGATATTGCTCGACCAGACCGACGGCGGAGAGGCCGGCAATGTCATCCGGCCTGCCCGGTTGTGACGTCGAATTGCGGAGAGCACCTTGGACCGACATGCAAGCCACCTCGTCATATCGGCAGATCATCTGCCGAATACTTGATGGCTAAGCGTTCCCGCTTGCATGCTGCAGCAATTAATTGCGGCGCGGCTACCCTGCATCAACTACGTAAAATACGGCATGCCGGCTGGCGTATCGTCGGAATGAAAATCTACAGAACTGAAATGCAGCAGCGAAGTCCTATCCGAGCAGGCGCCGGCCTTGGCGGACCCAAGGTCGCGCGGTAGAGTAATCAGCGCGGACGTGGGCACGAAACCAGCCGCGTCAAGCACGGCGCGCGGCTGGTCCACGGTTTGACGATGCCGGCCGAGATGGCTCGTCCAGCGGCTATCGATCAGGTAAACGCATTCGTTTCGAGAAACTTGACGGCATCTCCAACCGTGAGGAGGAACTCTTTGGCTTCGTCAGAGATGTCAAAGCCAAACTCTCGTTCGAATTTGATTGCCAGCTCGACCATATCAAAACTATCGGCGCCCAGATCCTCCATGAAACTTGCAGCTTCGATCACTGCATCCGGATCAACTGCAAGCTGCTCAGTAACAATTGCCTTGATGCGTTCGGCGACATCGAGCATTTCCAGCACTCCATGATTGAATGTCACATCATCGAGAAATTGCGCCTTGTCTAATCCGCCGTCGGCCAAAGACGGGTCGCAAATTCGATTTTTCCATCCGAAAGCTGTCGCCAGCTTTCGACGACTTCGAGATGGCCGTTCGTTGTGGTTCGATTTAGGATTTCACGAGCCTTCTGACGCGCTGCTTCCAACGGAAGGATGAAGGTCTCAATGGCGAAGCCGTCGTTTACCCGGGAATGTCGAGCTCCGTCCGCGCTGGGAATAATCGGCAGGTGTAGCCCCACCGGAGCCTCACGCACCACCTTTATGGACCCGGGGTTCCGCATTCTTACGCCCGTTTGGCTTAGAACGGCCGTAGCGTATCGCGGCCCCCAATCTTCCATTCCGTTTTTGCAATCAGAAAGAGAAGGCGGTTCTCCGAGTTCAGATATCTTCTATTGTCAATGGGAGCCGGCGCATTGAGCATTTCGGCGGCATCTGCACCAATCGCGTGCATCCGCACCGACTCACTCAGTCGGACGTCACCCATCGTTCTTCGAGCGCCCCAAAGTCAGAGTTCTCGCTTCGGTCCCAGCGATCCGGCCATGCGTCAATATTACGGAAATCCATCTGCTAATACGTCAGAACTTCCATCGTATTGCCGGACCCGTCGACTTCTTGGAGGAAAGCGAAGCGATAGATTCGTTCCAACATCGAAGCTAACACCAGAACTCCTTACTCCTTAGGTCGAGCAGACGAGTCGCCCCCTCGATCTACCACGCCCATGTCGCCAAGCGGCGCGATCCTGCCAGGCTGTCGGCACGCGCCAGGCAGGACGCCGCCCTGCAGATCGAGGTCCGGCGCGTCTTCGATCAGAACTTCTCCGTCTATGGCGTGCGCAAGGTCTGGCGGCAGCTCAAGCGCGAGGGCTTCGATGTTGCCCGTTGCACGGTGGCGCGGCTGATGCGGGACATGGGTTTGCAAGGGGTTATCCGCGGCAAGCCCATCAAGACCACGGTCAGCGACAAGGCAGCGCCGTGCCCGCGGGATCATGTCAACCGCCAGTTCAAGGCGCCGAGGCCGAACGTTCTCTGGCTCTCCGACTTCAGCTATGTCGCAACCTGGACCGGCTTCGTTTACGTCGCCTTCGTCATCGACGCCTATGCCCGCAGGATCGTGGGCTGGCGGGCCTCGCGCACGGCGCATGCGGGCTTCGTGCTCGATGCGCTGGAGCAAGCGCTGCGTGATCGACGGCCGGTCCATCGCGCCGGGCTCGTGCATCACAGCGACAGGGGGCAGCCAATACGTCTCGATCAAATACACCGAGCGCCTGGCCGAAGCCTCGTAGCAAGCGGCTTGCCGCGAGCTGTGCCTTGGCGCGGGCGCGGCGCGAAGTTCAGGCCGCCGGGTCGATCTCCCCGAAGCTGCGGAACGCCGCGCCAGGATGGCTCACTTTCAAGGCATCCTGACCATGAAGCTTCGTGCGAAGCGTACCCGGCGCATAATCCTTCTTATAGACGCCGCGGCGCTGCAGTTCGGGAACCACAAGATCGACAAAATCGATATAGGTTTCGGGCATCACGGCGTAACTGAGGTTGAACCCGTCCACACCGGTCTCCTCCCCCCAGGACTGCAACGCGTCGGCGATATCGGTCGGGGACCCGACGAGGAGCGGGCCACGGCCGCCGATCCCGTTGTGTTCGACAACCTCCTGCAACGTCCAGACACGCGTCGGATCCGCGCTGGTGAAGGAATCGATCATCGAATGGACCGCGTTGTCCTTCGTTTCGGCCAGAAGCGGAGCTCCCAACTCGAATTGGGAGAAATCGATGCCCGTCCATCCCGAGAACAGCGCAAGCGCTCCCTCAGGATCGACATAGGACCGATATTCGTCGAGTTTGGCATTCGCCTCTTCGCGCGTACGCCCGACAATGACGGTCGCAAGCGAAAAGAAGATGATGTCGTGCGGATCGCGCCCGAACCGAACCGCGCGCTCCCGCATGTCGCGGACGGCCGGCCCGATCGTCGCCTTGCTGGGACCGCTCAGCAACACGGCTTCCGCATGCTGCGCGGCGAAGTCTCGCCCGCGCTTCGATAATCCCGCCTGGAAAAGGAATGGCGTGCGCTGGGGCGAAGGCTCGGTCAGATGAATGGTGTCGAGCTGAAAGTATTCACCCTTGTGTCGCACACGTCGCACTTTGGTCGGATCGGCGAACACCCCGCTCGCCCGGTCGCGTATCACAGCCCCTTCCTGCCAGCTTCCTTCCCAGAGCTTATAGGTGGCTTCGAGAAATTCGTCGGCACGATCGTAGCGGGTATCATGGGGGAGTACACTGTCATGACCCAGTGCTTTGGCGCTGCTATCGGTGAAGCCGGTGACCACGTTCCAGCCGATTCTTCCTTTCGTGAGGTGGTCAAGCGACGAAAAGCGTCGCGCGAGCACCGCGGGAATCTCATGAGATGTGCTCGCGGTGATGCCAAAGCCGAGATGCTTCGTGACGTGCGCCATGGCGGAGACCGCCATCAACGGGTCATGTTTAGGCACCTGAGCGCCGCTGCGAATCGAGCTGTCGGCCGAACCGTGAAAGACGTCGTACACGCCGATGCCATCGGCGACGAACAGGGCGTCGAACTTGCCGCGCTCCAGAACCTTAGCGAGCTCGACCCAATAGTTGAGGTCCTTGTATTCGAGTGCGCGGTTGCGCGGATGTGCCCAAAGCCCGGGGGAGAGATGGACCGGACTGTTGCCGACAAATGCGTTCAAGCGGATATCTTTGGTCATGGACAGGTCCTGTATGAGGCAGCGGCGTTCAGCGTTGCAGTGTCGAGTCGAATACCTCGCCTAACGCCGCCTGCCCGAGAA
This portion of the Bradyrhizobium sp. AZCC 2262 genome encodes:
- a CDS encoding LLM class flavin-dependent oxidoreductase, with translation MTKDIRLNAFVGNSPVHLSPGLWAHPRNRALEYKDLNYWVELAKVLERGKFDALFVADGIGVYDVFHGSADSSIRSGAQVPKHDPLMAVSAMAHVTKHLGFGITASTSHEIPAVLARRFSSLDHLTKGRIGWNVVTGFTDSSAKALGHDSVLPHDTRYDRADEFLEATYKLWEGSWQEGAVIRDRASGVFADPTKVRRVRHKGEYFQLDTIHLTEPSPQRTPFLFQAGLSKRGRDFAAQHAEAVLLSGPSKATIGPAVRDMRERAVRFGRDPHDIIFFSLATVIVGRTREEANAKLDEYRSYVDPEGALALFSGWTGIDFSQFELGAPLLAETKDNAVHSMIDSFTSADPTRVWTLQEVVEHNGIGGRGPLLVGSPTDIADALQSWGEETGVDGFNLSYAVMPETYIDFVDLVVPELQRRGVYKKDYAPGTLRTKLHGQDALKVSHPGAAFRSFGEIDPAA
- a CDS encoding acyl carrier protein, with the protein product MLDVAERIKAIVTEQLAVDPDAVIEAASFMEDLGADSFDMVELAIKFEREFGFDISDEAKEFLLTVGDAVKFLETNAFT